The following nucleotide sequence is from Leptolyngbya sp. SIO1E4.
GGAGCATCCCCCTGGGAGAGGGTTTCTAGGGCGATCGCCCCCGCTTCCCGCTCTATACTGTCTTCTGAGATAGAGGCATCTTCTGAGGTGGCGGCAGGTGTGATTGTTTTTCGCCGTTGCAAAGAAACCGCCAAGGCGCGATAGGAAAACGCTGGCTCTTGCTCAGGACGATCGGAGACGGACACTTCTGGTTGGGGGCTTTGTTGGGAAGGGTGAGGCGGGATGGGGCGGACATGTCCTGCAGCGAATGAACTCGATAAGGCGGCGTTGCGTGGGAGACGCTGTTCTTTTTGAGAATTGCCACCAGAGTCTAGGGCTAGATCAGGCAGATCCAGATCTGTATCTCTTACCTGAATGGATGAACGTGGCGGCAACTTCTGCTTTAGAGTCTGGTAAGAGCGCGACATCGCGGCAACGTCTGAGGCGGGGGAAGCTGGTGGGGAAAGAGAGTCAGGTAACGGTGGCAGTGGCGATTGGTCACGCGGTAGTTCAGGGTGCTCTAAGGACGGTTCGGGGTGCAGGTGGGCAAAGGCTGCACTGACGGTCGTCTGAAAAGGGCGTGAGGCAGAGGCGGCCCGTCCGGTTAAACGCCGGTTCAGATCGCGGTAGCTAAACGCTTTTCCTACCTCAGCCCGCTCTGGCTGAGAGGGTAACGGTGGTAAAGTTGCTGAGCGATCGCTCCCTGTTACGGAACTGAGCCGCTGCTCCAGTGCCAGGAACCGATTTCCCTGTTGCCGCGCAGAAGGAACAGACCGAGGAGGGGGGTGCGGAGCTGATGTCCGGAATGCTGCTCTGCGAGACCGGGCAACTGCTGCGGATGGAGAAGGCATGGAACGGGCAGATGCAGGCTTCGGAGCCGAAAACCCCGTCAGTGACGCCTCCAGCGCCAGCAATCGATTTGAAGAAGAAGCGAAGAAACCAGACCGCATAACTTAACCACCCTGTACTTCAAAATCAACTAGGTTTGCAAATTCATCGTAATAACAGCGTATGGATCGAGTGCCACTTGCAGTTGCTTCGCTTGCCCCTGCAGTTGATTGGGCAGTACTTCCAGCTTCAGTTGCCGATCACTGGCCGCAATCACAGTCAGCGCTTCATCGTTGAGGGCTGCTGCTGGGAACGCCGTCCAGGACTGTTCCATAACCAGTTCCTCGTCCTCCAGGGTCAGTGCATCTGGTGGCAGAGCCAGGTTTTCGCCGTCCAGGGTTAGTACCGTTTTGCCTTGCTCCTCAGAGAGGCTGGCCCGCGATACACGGGGGGCCCTCTTCCGGCGACGGGCGCGGTTAATCAAATTGGCTAGATTGGAGTAGTTCACCCGGTTGTTGGTGACCTTTTCCAGATCCACGTTGCGGCGCTCCACGGTGTGCTTCAGGTCTTCAGTGGAACGAATACCCAGTTTTCTCAGCGCCTGACGTTCGGGTTCGGGGATGTCGATGTCATCCAGGTCGATCTCGTCGTGGCTAGGTAGTTTGCGAGTAATCTCGCGAATCTGGTTATCGCGGATAGAACCAAGCTGAAAGGCCACTTTAGAGGCTCCCGTTTCCCCAGGACGTGCCGTGGTGAAGCGGACGCGATCGCCATCAAACTCTGGAAACAACTGCAGCTCAATCTCCATGTCTTTGACCGTGTAGGTGAGCTTGCGATTCAACCCTTTCACCGACAGCGTATCCTGGGCCTTATCCAACTCGTAAATCAACGAGTTCAGAAAGGCTTCTAAGTTCCAGGCGGTGTTGGAGTTAGGCATGGACTGCTAGGGCAGGGGAGAGCAGAAAGAGGAAATTCGTTGGGTGGGCTTGCCCACCGACCTGATGGACTTGTCTAGGAGTAATCCTCGCGGACAATGCGCAGTTTCATCTGGTGGAAGACGGGCAGAATAGTGGTCTCAGTGCGCTGGGTAGGGGGTGCACCGTTGAGGCTGACGCTGCCATCGTCCTCGACGGTGACCCGCAGCTCGATCGGCATGTCCACCTGCAGCTGCTCAACAGTCAGGGCTTGGCCGGTTGCTGGGTCAACCAATTGTTTGTCGTAATCGGCCAGATGACTCACCAACTGGTCAAAGGGCAACAGCGGATCGTCCTCATCCCAGGCAGGCGGGGTGGCAGCTGCGCCATCAGGTGGGGGTAGTGACTCAGAAATCTTGTTCGGGGTAGCCATAGCCTTCAATTTGCTTGGTTTTACGATAGCGTTGCAACGGATCAGGACGGTTGGCGTAACGCAGCCGCTGGCGGCCAGCAGACCGACGCCAAGAAACAGGGGTCGGTGGTAGTTCTGGTAAGGAGGTGGCGTCGTCATCTTGCAGTGTGGGAGCCTGCCCTTTGGGAAGAAGCGCTACTGGAGCCACCGGCACCGCCTGATCAAACAGCACCTTCATGCCATTCAGATAGGTGGTCCCTGCAGCGGAAAAGCTGCGAGCTGGGACGCTGTCCACTACATCGTCTTCATACTCCTCGTCCTCATACTCTCCATACGCTTCGGAATAGCCTACATACAGGTCATCCTCATCGCTGGAGAGGGACATGGACACAGCTAAACCAGTGTTGGGAGTTAGGAGATCGTCTCTCAAATCCTTAGACTTTTCCTCCACATCATTGAGCAGCTCAATTTGCCTTTTAACCAACTTCAGAGAGGCAATCTCTTGTTTTACTTTCCGGAGTTCCTCTTCTTTCCTACGGATCTGGTTGTTTTTCCTGGCAATATCTGCAGTCCGCTGTGGGGCAATTTTTCTCTTCTCTTCTTTTAACTGCTTTAGTTCTTCATCAAGATCTCCTTTGCGGATCTTCAAGTCGGGTAGGGCATCCTCAAGTTTCTTTTTTTTGCTCTCAAGCGATTTGTGGAAGGACTCAATCGATCTAAAAATAAAGTTGTCAAAGACCCACGTCACATGCGGTTGCCATTTGTTGAGATTAACTGGCCTATCGCCATTATTTCCTGGGGCATCGGTGTACCACGCTTTTTTGATGATTTTGTTTTTTGTGTCAGTATAGCCAGCACGCGTTGAAACGATGAGGAGATTGGCAAATTTCTCTGGGTTGGCGAGCATTGTTTCGTCTTTAAGCTCGTCCACCTTGGAGGGATTTCTATCTTTGAACTCGCGATTACTAATCTCTTGCTCTAGAAGCGCCAGAATCCAATAATCCCAGATGGCTCTTCGAGACGCGACTTCTTCTAGCGCCTTCTCTGCTTTCTGCTGATTTTGGGCCCTCTTGTTATCGTTCTCCTCCGGCTTGTCACGTAGTGCGACAGCTTTCTGCTCCTTTTTACGGAGCATCGAGGCCAGATTGACGCGAGCAAACTTGAGATAGCCATCGAACTGTTTGGGAGCCTGATCCCAACCCTTAACTCCTAACAGTTTATAGAGGTACTCTAACTCTTTGGTGGTTTGAATGAGGATTGCGCCAGTTTCAACCGCATGTTTTTTGCGCGCGAACTTTCCATTGAGCTGCTTCAAAAGATCTTTGGGAATGCCGAAGGCAGCGACCGGCACGTCATAGGCCAGTAAGGATTGGACGAGCAATTCTTCGCCCCCGGCAAAAATGAAAGCCCCATAAGCATGTTGCGGGCCATGCTGAATTAGCGAATAGGCATTGTGGCGGGTAGACCCTGGCGGACGTCGATAATCATTCGGTTTTATACGATTATCATTAGCCGGCCAATTTTTGATTGGAGCAACGTGATTATCAAAATCATTGACTTTTTCCTGGCGGTCTTCTTGTGCTTTAGAAATGGCTTCATTTAAAAGGTCAGAAAACCGACCCTCTTGAGGAGAACTTGACACGACTCGTCCCCCTCGTGCCGCTCCCTTAGCATGGATCATTTCGTGCATGTCATAATCGCCTGTTAAGGCATCGTCAGGGATTGCGTTGTTCTCAAGATAGGTGAGCGAAACCCAAGTTTTATATTGCTGAGCCAGCCTAACTTCTTCGAGTTTTTTGACTTTTTGGGCTGGTGTAAGACTGTTATATTCATTTTTTTTAATAAGTTCAGCAACAGCCTTAGCCTTATCCCGCGCTCTTTGCTGGGCCGCCGCCTTTGCAGCATCGTAGGTTTGAGCTCTACCGTTGTTATCCCCTTCCTTGCCTACCTGGTCTAGTAGTTTCTTGTTCGCTTCATGGGTGGCAATGGTTCTGATACCCAACAATGTGTCTTGTTGATCTGCGTTCTGCCCCCAATGACCAATGAGCCCCCGAAGGCCTAGCCTTATTACCATCTGGGTGACATTATTTTGCAGAGCTGGATCGACAAACTGTCGAATCGATTTGTCTTTGATCGACTTTTCCAGTACATCATGGGGTTTACAGGCTCTCTCTGCCTCAAGTTGAGTGATGCTATACCTTCCTGCATCGCGGAAGGTGGCGATGAATCCATGCTTTTCGCAGACCTTTTGAATTGCTCGAATGTGACCTGGAGCTACAAACTCTTCACCAATTGCATTGGTTGCTGCTGAGGTGCGGTCTCCAGTTGTTTGGTTATGGGTGTCGATCAACATCGATTTATCACTCCTTCCTTATGGGTTCGGCTTACTCAAAGCGTGCAATTTGTCAGGCTTGATCCAGTAGCTGCAGTTGGGGTTCGTTCTGGTTGCTGAGTCGGGGTTCGAGCCGAGGGTCAGTCTGGGGCGGCATTGCTGGTGCCGACGAAATGGGCGGTGGCGGGCAGGGGAAAATAAACGGAATGTTCTGATAGGGCCGTGACCTGGCCATTGTTGTCGGTTTGTTCGACGCGCTTGAGCATAATTCGCTGCAGCTTCAGGTCGGGATAGACCCAGAGGGCAACGCCCTCTCCGGGACGACCTTTAAATTTGACTTGGGTTTGGGCCACATGGCTGAAGCGGCTGCGGAATTCTGGGGTGAGCAGAGCAGAGAGCTGTTCGGCGTCCAGGGAGGGCTGGTCGGAAATCTCTTCGATTAGCGCGTTTAGGCGGTAGGGGCTGAGCACCATGCCAGTTTTCAGCTGGCCGCTCTGGCGGGTGCTGTCGGAGGATTCGATGTGGAAGAGGGTTTCCATGCGGGCGTGATTGGGGCGATCGTCTTCCAGGGCATAGTAGTATTTGCAGTCTAGGATGAGGCGGCGCTGCTCCCCGCTCAGGTTACCCTGCCAGACTTTGTGCCAGTAGGGCCGGAATTGGTCGACATCGGCGAGAGGGATGGTGTCACCGCTGCCTTCGATGCGGTCAAAGCAGTATTCGTCCATCAAGGTAATGAGCTGATTGAGGCTAGTGCCGACCCGGATTGGGCGTCCGGTATCTTTGGAGCGTCCGCGCCATAGCAGCATGGCGCAGACCAGATACTCCCGGTTGGCGGGCAGGTCGGCTAGCTGAGCGGGGGAGAGGGTGGGCACTAGGTTTAGCGGGCCAGAAGTGACGTTGTGCAGCACCGGGTATCCTTGCTTCAGCACAATTTGCCGAGTTTCCGCGTCTTTGACCGTCAGGAACAGTTTGGCGCGGCGGATCGGCTTCGGGGTACTGACCCGCAGCGGCAAGGAAAGGGTGTGGTTTTGGGAATAAACCAGCTGCTCACGTCCGTGGAGCATCAGAGGTGGGGCTTCAATAAAATCCAGCTGCACTGCTTCTAGGCGATGGAAGGGGTGAATCGGTGCAGTGCGGTAGGCATCAGGATCTTCCCAGTAGGGGGCAATGCGTCCAACTTCTTCCAGACCCGCTTCGATAGTAGTGAGGGCGATGCGGGGAGAAGGGTTAGTCATGAGGGCACGCAGGGTGCGAGGCGCGATCGCCCCCTCTAGCAGAGGCATCAAAGTCGGGATGGCAGAAAACGCCAGTGCCGTGGGGGACATCGCCTCCGCCACAGATGCCTGGTCAGATAGCTCAGGATGTAGGCGAGGCGATAGCATGCGATCAAACCCCTGGGTAGGCGGCGATGGCAATTGTTGTTCTGGTTCGCCATGGGCCAGGGCTGTGACCGGTAATCGTTCCACCAGATTCCCTAACTTGCTGCCCTTGAGGCTATTGCCATAGGTCAGCATATGGGCGCCGTTGCGAGGGTAGAGACTACCGTTGTAAGCGAGGGCTGTGGCTTCTCCCTCCAGCGACATCGCCTTAGCGGTACCGCCGGTAAGGGCACGGGTGGCAATTTGCTGGATAAAGCTAGCAAATTGGGCACTATTCACGCCTAGCTTGGTTAAGGTGGCCGGCTCCACCATCTGATCGATGGTGGTTTGCAGCAACTGGGTGGTTTTGGGATTGTTCAGTAACTTGGGGATAGCTGCTTTCAGGCCACCCTTCAGCCCGCCCTTGGCCCCACCGCCCAGCAGTCCCCCTGCGAGATCGCCAACGGCACCTATCACATCGCCGCCCTTAAACAGTTTGCCGACCGCAGGCAACACTTTGGGCAGGATTTTGGAGCCGATGGATGCCACTCCTTTCAAAATCGTGCCCAGGAACATGGAGGAACTCAAGTCCTCTTCTTCGTAGGAAAAAGCAACGGAATCAACGGGTTCTTGGTTCATGGCAGACTCCAGGGCAAACGCAGTAGCGGGTAAATCGGCTAAGTTGAGTTCTATGGTCAGGACCTCTGAGAGGGCAGGGCCATCTCGTTGGAAGGTGCGAAAGCTAATCAGTTGGATATAGCGGTTTTGGCGATCGAAGTAATGGTGAGGAATTTTGAGGGTAGTGCGACCGAGGCTTGACTCTGGTAGAGGCCCCAGCAAGGGAGAGCGGCGCTGGGGGGAGCGTAATACAGGCAAACCGCTGGTGTTGCGGTCGGGGTCGGTGCCGATGGCAAGGCGATAAAAGCGGTTGCTGCCGATGTTAATTCGGAAGTGGTGGTGGGATACTGTTGAGTCTTGCCATTGCAGAATTGCCAGGGCCATAGGGATTCAGAGATGTGCGATCGCAGCAGTCGGAGTGGCAGTAGCCTGCCGCCCTCAGTCAGGTATTAAGCGCCCGGTAGGGTAGGTTGTTGTTGCCCTGTTGGGGGCGTCTGGCCTGCCGCCGGGTTGCCATACATGTTGGCGAAGTTATCGAGCTTGAAATAGTCAGACTTGAACTGGATTTCTACGGAGCCCTCCATCTTGGCAGACAGATCGGTGGAGGCGGTGCTATCGGTGGAGGCAACAGTGATTTGCCGGGTTGTTTTGTTCGTAGTGCGGGAGCGGGTTCCGAAAAAGCCTCGATATTTCCAGCGGTTCTTGATTTCCTGGGCGTTCTCGTCAGCCTCGTCGGATTTAGCGATTTGTTCCATGGCACGAATGTTGAAGGAAACGTTGGCTTTGACGGTGCCTTTTTCGACGACGAGTCGGGAAATGCCCATGAGGATGGTTTCCCGCAACAGGGCGCGCCGTTCCCGAGCTAGTTCCAGTTTGGCATCGACGATTTTGGCCCGAACTTCGCTGTCATTCGGGTTAATAGGCGCACCAGAGGGATTTGTGAGGGCGGGTTTGTCTGGATTGGTGAAATTGAGGCCAAATTGATTGCGATTGCGATCGACAAGACGGACAAAGGCTTCATCATCATCGATCTCGTTGACATAATCGGCCAGGGATTTGGTGGCTTCCTTCATCAGATCGGTGTAGGTTTCCATCTGACTCAGGGTGACGTTGAGGTTGGCGTCGAATACGCCTTCTAGCAAGTCCGCGACAAAATCAGGGAAGTTGATGTCTTCAACAAAGTCGCTCAACAGATTGCCAGCTTGATCGATGCGCCGGTTCAGGTGACGCTTATCATCAATCAGGTCGCTGGCAACCAGCCCTCGAGACAGTTCACTGCCATGGGTGGGGGCTAGTCCGCTCTGTATCGACATCCCTTGGGCGTGGGAGGAAGGATCCAAACCATGTTCCTTCATCAAGCGGGTGTATTCATCTTGATAAACGCCCTCAAACATGGACTTTTGTTCAGCAAACTCCAGGTTACGGAAGCTGGCGGAGCGGGCGCAAACATCGCGGCTGTGGTTGCGGGCCAGTTGTTTGATGTCTTCAGAGATAGGCATAGAGTTTAGGGGGGTGAAGTTTCAGGGGATGAGGTTCAGCGCTGAACCTTTAGTCATTAACAAAAGTTGCTAGACTTCCCAGTCATCCAGATCGTCTTCGTCTTCGTCCCAGCCGTTATAGTCCCCGTTGTAGCCGTTTCTGGGTGCGACATTCATGGGCATACGACCGTTGCGCGCTTGCCAACCATTCCCCCGCTGAAAGTCCTCATCGGACTCCAGGGTGGCCTGGGAGACAATCCAGGACTCTGCTGAATTCAGGAAGGATTGGAAGGCTTCTTCGTTGACTGCGCCTTCCGAGAAACCAGCAATCCACTGGAAGATTTTGTTGCCTTCAACCGCCAGGGTGCGTAGGGAGGAAGTGGGTACAAAGAAGCGCAGATCTTCTTTGGCAACCAATTCGATCACGCTCCAGATGCTTTTCCGCCTGCCACCGTATTCGGAGACAATTTCCGAGCTGCGGAGAATGTCCAGAGCTTCTTGAAGATGGGCATAGTCTTCGGTGACCTGCAGATGGGCCATGCCGGTCATCGTTTCGGTGAGGTTGTATTGCAGGTCCTTCAGCGCCTGGTAAAGCTGAGTGCGAGAGAGATACAGAGAGCCCGAATCGCTGCCTTCGGACTTTTCAATATACTCAGCCACTTCGGCCATCATCTGGTGCCAGAGACGGGGGAATGTGGTGTTGGGCACCATATTGGAAAGCAAGCGACCATTGCCTTTGTTAAGCACCCGTTTGTAGAGCATGGCTCGTTCTTCCGGGGTGGAACGCTCATCCCGCAGTTTATGGAAGCGGTAGAGCAGGGCGGCAGTCGTGCCTTCGGGGACATCAAGCTGACCGCTGGCCCAGCGTAACACCAGAGCATTGACCACATCGAAGACCCGCATTTGCTCGCCAATGACATAGATATAATCCAGGGCACCGGCAGCCTTGATGTTGTCGGTAATCACTTCCTGGGCTTCTTCGGTTTCGAAGCTGTCGACGCTGAAGTCCCAGGAGACTTCGCCTCCTCTAATGCGGGCGGTGTCGATGGGGTCGTCCTGAACGGTGCTGGTTTTCAGGGCTTCGTTATAGGCCAGGATGAAGTATTCGTCATACTCTCCCGATTCAAAGGCTTCATCTGACTGCACCTGAAACCCCAAATCGACCAGGTAGTCGATCATGGACTGTTGGATGGAAGCGGTGAAGGCGATCGCAGGCAACACCGTCCGCTCGTTAATGTAGCGTTCAACGTAATGGGGGAGATCTCCCTCGCGATAGAGGGTCGAGAGTAGATCCGTAACACTGGTTTCCACTTGTCCCGAGCGAATGGAAATGCCCTGCTCCATGACCAGTTCATAGAGCTGTTGCCACTGGACATTGCTAATTTTGACCTGAATGCGCCGATCGTTGAGGACTGCAGTGAGTAATTTGGCCAGGAAGTACAGGCGGGGCGTACCGCCGATGTAGCGCAACACGGTGTTGTACAGACCAGTAGCATCTTCGGCCTGGACGTTACCTTCCTCTAGCGCTTGCTGAATGACAACGGCATAAATGTAATGGTTGGATAAGAGTAAACGGGTAATATCATCCAGACCTGTCTGGTTGAGCTTCTGAGACAGGCTTTCGACATAACCTGTTAGCCCTTCCGTGAGAATTTTGCTTTCGGCAGCTTCGGCCTGGTCAAGATAATAGGCTTGGGCTTCTTCCAGAGCTGAGATCGCATAAGGATCGACCGTGGCTGTGGGTTGATTAATCTGGAGAACCTGATAAACGGCGCTGTAGGAATTAAGGGACACGGTGGTCATGGTAGATCTCCACAACAGTGGACTGAATGGAATAGGGGACGGCTAGGCGAGCCTGGTGGGCAAAACGGTCAGGGGAAATTAGCTGCTGGCAACCTCCATCGTGGCTGCAGTTTGGGCCTCTGAGTCTGATGAGGTGGTGTCTTCTAAGCCAAACAAGGTTGCGACTGCCGACCAATTATCTGTGGCAGCCAAACCATCGGGTTCAGTCTCAGTTTCAGGCTCATCGGGTTCAGCGCCTGTGTTGGGTTCACCGATTGTCGAGGCCGCATCAGTAATGCCAAATAAAGTGCTGATAGCATTCCAGTTATCGTAGGTTTGCCCAGCCTGGGCCGCATACCCGGCTGCTGTTTCGGCGGCACTGGCTGCAGTAGCCCGATTCTCTTCTGCACTCTGGGCTGCGGCCTGGGCGTTGGTCTGTTCTGCCATGGCGGCATCAGTTGCAGTTCGTGCATTCGCAATGTCTTCATCGCTCAGGTCAACCCCTGACGCAGGCTCCGCTCCAGCCGCAAGATCCGTTTGACCGAGTGCAGTTAAGGCAGCAGCCGTATGTTGGCGGGCTGCATCCTTGGCGGTGTCTGCCAAGGTGGCCTGTTCCTGGGCAGTCGTTGCTGCAGTTTGCGCTTGATCGGCAGCCATTTCGGCAGCGATCGCTGCTTGGGAACTGGGTTCTGAAGCAGTAGCTGTTGTGGCAGATTGTCTCGCTGCTGCTGCAAACAACGCTGCTGCCGCCGCTGCTTCTTGAGCATCATCTGCATACTGAGAGGCAGCAGCAGAGGCGGAGTTTGCTTGATGTTGAATTTCTAACACTAGAATGCGTTGCTCTTGTTCAGCCTGAATTTTCTGAAGGAGCACATCTACATCTGGTGCCTCTCCCTGGGCTTCCGTGACGATCTCAACGGCCTGCGCAACCGCCTCCAGAACTTGGGCTTTGGTATGGGTGCTATCCTTTAAATCTTGTAATTCACTCAGAACAGCCTGGTTTGCCTGTTGTTGAGCGTTGATGTCTGATTGCAACTGTCCGACCAGCGTTTGCAAACTCTCGTTTGCCCCTTCCAATGCCTGCTGAGCAGATGCGATTTGCTGTTTCTCTGTTTCTAGCTGAGCGTTCTGGGTTTTCAGGCTGGCATATTCCGCTCTCAAATCTAGCAAGACAGTCGCATTCGAAACTAAAACGATATAGAAGCGCTCATCTTCGCCAATCTCTGTTGTGGAGGTCACCTTAGTATTGGACGGCATCGAGACGTAATGACCGCTAAAACATTGCAAGGCAAACAGACTATTCGTGGAGTCTGACTGCCTCAACAGTTTGAAGGTCTCGTAACCGCCAATTTGCGATCGCTCGGGGCGGATCCAGGTGCCTCCCCCCTGTTCAGCATACAAAAACTGATCGTTAGGTGCTTTTAGGGCAATGTTCTCACCCGTATCATCAACATATAGTTGAAACGTGTGTTTCGTTGCCTCAAACACTGAACTTGCTGATGTTATGTGGGCACCCCCAACCTCGGCATACTGACCTGCTTGGTTTTTCAGGGCGACCTCTGCAATCATTTCCATCCGTCTTTACCTTCCTTGATTCAATCAACGGTGAGGGATTCAGGCAGCGAACCTAGAATCTAGTAATCGCAGGGCATCCAGCAGATTGAGACTGCCAAAGCCCGCTTTGGGATGCTTAAAGCGACGATCCAGCTTGTCTGAAGTATGCTTCAGCAGATATTTCACCTGTTTATCCGAGAGAGAACGCCCCGTCTTTTGCAGGGCATAGGATTTAAGCAGAGCCACGGCACCAGTTACAAAGGGGGCCGCGTGGGAGGTGCCAGTGGAGAAACCATAGTCATTTTGTAGATAGGTACTGTAAATCTGGGTTCCTGGGGCAACGAAATCCACCTGAGGGCCGTAGGTGGAGAAGCGGGCAATTTGGCCCTGTTCATCCAGGGCTCCTACTGCGATCGCATAGGGCAATGTCCCCGGATAATAAGATTCCTGTTTGCCGTCATTGCCGGAAGCGGCAATTAAGGTAACCCCCAGGCGTTGGGCATAATCGACGACCTCTTGATGGGGGATGTGCTCTCCAGTGCGGCGAATACCCAAACTCATGTTGATGACATCCGCACCCTGGTCAATGGCCCACTTGATGCCGCTGTTGATGTTGTCTACCAGGCCTGCCCCCACCCGTTTGGCACCCTTCTTCATTGCCCCCAAAACGCGCACTGGCAATAGCTTGCAGTGGGGCACAACCCCTAAGGGCATGGCTAAGCCTTGAGCGGCAATAATGCCTGCCACATGGGTTCCATGGCCAACTTCATCTTCAGGATCCTCGTCGTAACCGAGAGAGTCCCCGACAAATCGGCTAGCGCCGTTGACAATGTTGACAAAGTCATAACCCGGTAGCAGAGCATCCTCAAGTTCAGGATGATCCAGGTCAATCCCCGTATCCAGAACCGCGACGGTGATGTTGGGATCACCCTGGCTGTAACGATGAGCCTCTGGCAGATGAATGGCTTCGCGGGAGCGTTCGTCGGTATTCACACTCAGCTGTGCAGGCAAGATCGGAGGTAGCTCGGCCTGCCCAATTTCGCCATTGCTGACTGCTTCAACGAGGGGGCTATGGGATAGTTGCTGTATTAGCAGCGGCGGAATCGCAACGTTTTGTTTCAAAATCAAACGGTAGATGCGATGCAGGCCGCTTGCCCGCTCCTGACGAGTCCATTGGCCATGGCAAGGACAATATTCTTGGGTCACTTTGACAGGGAGATGGTAGCGGGAAAGCAGGGCATCGATTTGAGGATGAATACTGCCGGGCGCGATCGCATTATGACTGGCAACATCTTGCCAATAGGGAAACCTCCCTAATAGGGAGACCTGCGGCATAAATCTCAAGCGGAGATGTGGTTTCATGCTCAACGCAAAGCAACAACAAATCCCAAGTTTGAGCAATAGCAGATAACTGAAGAGTAGAGATTTAATAATTCGCTGGAGCTTTGCCATCCAATCTGTTCAGATTGTTCACAAAGCTAGTGCAACCTCTCGTCACTGACTTTTCATCACTGACTTTGTGCTAATAGTGTTATCCCTTCACCAGTGAATACTAACTATCGCAAAAAGCAGAGGTTTGCTCATAAAAGCAACCTCTGCCCAATAGACTACTGGGTTCAAATTTATCTTTTGACGGGAACTAAACTTATCTTCTGATGGGAACTGTATATCTAAAGGAACGAGTCCTTGACGGGAGCTGTATATGCAGTCACAGATACCTGGAGTTTAGGTCACAGATATCCTGAAGTCAATTGTGGTTCTCCT
It contains:
- a CDS encoding S8 family peptidase, translated to MKPHLRLRFMPQVSLLGRFPYWQDVASHNAIAPGSIHPQIDALLSRYHLPVKVTQEYCPCHGQWTRQERASGLHRIYRLILKQNVAIPPLLIQQLSHSPLVEAVSNGEIGQAELPPILPAQLSVNTDERSREAIHLPEAHRYSQGDPNITVAVLDTGIDLDHPELEDALLPGYDFVNIVNGASRFVGDSLGYDEDPEDEVGHGTHVAGIIAAQGLAMPLGVVPHCKLLPVRVLGAMKKGAKRVGAGLVDNINSGIKWAIDQGADVINMSLGIRRTGEHIPHQEVVDYAQRLGVTLIAASGNDGKQESYYPGTLPYAIAVGALDEQGQIARFSTYGPQVDFVAPGTQIYSTYLQNDYGFSTGTSHAAPFVTGAVALLKSYALQKTGRSLSDKQVKYLLKHTSDKLDRRFKHPKAGFGSLNLLDALRLLDSRFAA